A genomic stretch from Buchnera aphidicola BCc includes:
- the eno gene encoding phosphopyruvate hydratase: MSKIKKILSREILDSRGYPTIETEVHLKTGYFGYSSVPSGASTGSKEALELRDNDKNRFFGKGVKKAVNYVNTEIFQALKNKNAEEQKELDNLMIKLDGTKNKSRFGANAILSVSLSLAKAIALEKNIPFYSYISEINYSKNNFSIPLPMINIINGGMHANNNIDLQEFMIQPIGAKSILQAVQMGSEIFHMLGIILKEKGYSTCVGDEGGYAPNLKSNEEALSMISLAVERSNYKLNEDITFAIDCASSELFNKKTRRYRLKNENKEYNSIEFTHYLEKLTKKYPIRSIEDGQDESDWKGFQYQTKILGKKIQLVGDDLFVTNKKFLEYGIKKKAANSILIKLNQIGTLTETLETIKKAQENKYNVIISHRSGETEDTSIADLAVGTNAGQIKTGSMCRSDRTSKYNRLIKIEESLNTQKKTFKKKLNLFN, translated from the coding sequence ATGTCAAAAATAAAAAAAATACTTTCTAGAGAAATTTTAGATTCACGTGGATACCCAACTATTGAAACAGAAGTACATTTAAAAACTGGATATTTTGGATATTCTTCAGTTCCATCAGGAGCATCAACAGGATCAAAAGAAGCATTAGAACTTAGAGATAATGATAAAAATCGTTTTTTTGGTAAAGGAGTTAAAAAAGCGGTAAATTATGTTAATACCGAAATTTTTCAAGCATTAAAAAATAAAAATGCAGAAGAACAAAAAGAATTAGATAATCTAATGATAAAACTAGATGGCACAAAAAATAAATCAAGATTTGGAGCTAATGCAATATTATCTGTATCTTTATCTTTAGCTAAAGCAATAGCTTTAGAAAAAAATATACCTTTTTATTCTTATATTTCTGAAATTAATTATTCAAAAAATAATTTTTCTATTCCATTACCTATGATTAATATTATCAATGGTGGAATGCATGCAAATAATAATATTGATCTTCAAGAATTTATGATACAACCTATAGGAGCAAAAAGTATCTTACAAGCTGTCCAAATGGGATCAGAAATTTTTCATATGTTAGGAATTATTTTAAAAGAAAAAGGATATTCTACATGTGTAGGAGATGAAGGAGGATATGCTCCTAATCTTAAATCTAATGAAGAAGCATTATCTATGATTAGTTTAGCTGTTGAACGTTCTAATTATAAATTAAATGAAGATATAACATTTGCAATAGATTGCGCGTCTTCTGAATTATTTAATAAAAAAACTAGAAGATATAGACTAAAAAATGAAAATAAAGAATATAATTCAATAGAATTTACTCATTATTTAGAAAAATTAACTAAAAAATATCCAATTCGATCTATAGAAGATGGACAAGATGAAAGTGATTGGAAAGGATTTCAATATCAAACAAAAATATTAGGAAAAAAGATACAATTAGTAGGTGATGACTTATTTGTTACTAATAAAAAATTTTTAGAATATGGAATTAAAAAAAAAGCAGCAAATTCTATTTTGATTAAATTAAATCAGATTGGAACATTAACTGAAACATTAGAAACTATAAAAAAAGCTCAAGAAAACAAATATAATGTAATTATATCACATAGATCTGGAGAAACAGAAGATACTAGTATTGCTGATCTTGCAGTAGGTACAAATGCTGGACAAATAAAAACTGGTTCAATGTGCAGATCAGATCGTACATCTAAATATAATAGATTAATAAAAATAGAAGAATCTTTAAATACACAAAAAAAAACATTTAAAAAAAAATTAAATTTATTTAATTAG
- the yihA gene encoding ribosome biogenesis GTP-binding protein YihA/YsxC, with amino-acid sequence MNNINFYNMKFITSIINYSNLGTFSGIEVAFLGYSNVGKSTMINCLSGNNKIARISKLPGRTKTINFFHVLSDFRIVDFPGYGYSKINYLDKKLLEKSLFFYLKNRECLKGIVLLSDIRFFLKSFDEFILQFLKKRNLFVLIILTKSDKISKREKKKIELLKYNKISHLHMNITICSFSKFYKNNIQFIRKILSKWYFLSKI; translated from the coding sequence ATGAATAATATAAATTTTTATAACATGAAATTTATTACTAGTATAATTAATTATTCAAATTTAGGAACTTTTTCCGGAATAGAAGTAGCGTTTTTAGGTTATTCTAATGTAGGTAAATCTACTATGATTAACTGTTTATCTGGAAATAATAAAATTGCTCGAATAAGTAAATTACCGGGTAGAACTAAAACAATAAATTTTTTTCATGTTTTATCAGATTTTAGAATTGTTGATTTTCCTGGATATGGATATTCTAAAATTAATTATTTAGATAAAAAATTATTAGAAAAAAGTTTATTTTTCTATTTAAAAAATAGAGAATGTTTAAAAGGAATTGTTTTATTATCTGATATTCGTTTTTTTTTAAAATCATTTGATGAATTTATTTTACAATTTTTAAAAAAAAGAAATTTATTTGTTTTAATTATTTTAACTAAAAGTGACAAAATTTCAAAAAGAGAAAAAAAAAAAATTGAATTATTAAAATATAATAAAATTTCACATTTACATATGAATATAACCATATGTAGTTTTTCAAAATTTTATAAAAATAATATTCAATTTATTAGAAAAATATTATCTAAATGGTATTTTTTAAGTAAAATATAA
- the polA gene encoding DNA polymerase I — translation MKKKIIIIDGHYCLYQNYFSFIKLKNKNGSSTGVLYGYIRLLNKLIEKFNPKKIIIVFDTPKKTNRHKLFTKYKKNRISMPNELKKQINPLKKIIKALNITIISIKKIEADDIIGTISRIFTKKKYYIFIYSADKDMTQLIKKNVFVIPGSIKKVLNKNDIFKKYGVYPKSIADFLCLVGDFSDNIRGVLGIGKKTAKILLQSFSSIKKIYKNIEKISFLPIKNIKNIKKNLEKNKKNTFLSYQLTKINKNIELPKIHSIIKKNTLNIEFIKKKFEFYQLNEYLKKINDNTFSILNIYNKKKKMKKKHKYIEIVKKKILLKLINKIIKKKIFAISIYEKKKNEKKKKFYLSITIEKHETWWFIYKKKKNISIKKILKYLRPILENNKYYKIGKNLKNVFHIFQEYNILFRGIHFDTTIINYYYKLNYKKNKKYQNLIYKYKKNKKEKSFKRKFIIMQESLISLKIYFLFKKNIKKKKRENFQLIDMSLLPILAEIENNGVLIKKKILKKQKKNHEKTLKKLKKKIFKITKEKFNINSSKQLQNILFKKFNLPKIYKTKLGNISTNEIVLKKLSKIHILPKIILQFRLIKKIINTYLRNLIKSINNKTNRIHTTYNQINTSTGRLSSKNPNLQNIPIKTKIGRKLRIAFITKKKWLLLTADYSHIELRIIAHYSKDKNLIKDLLKNKDIHISTASHIFNKPLEKIKKYHRNIAKTINFSILYGISPFGLSKKLNISIKKSKNLIYRYFLKYNKIKRFIKNTYKTAKKRGYIKTLFKRKLYIPNINSKNIYLKNSAKRFCINLMIQNTASDIIKKSMITLHHLFKKKFPKDIKIIMQIHDELIFEIKEKKKDKIIDVIKKIMENNTKLIIPLYITTKIGKNWKEIKSI, via the coding sequence ATGAAAAAAAAAATTATTATAATTGATGGTCATTATTGTTTATATCAAAATTATTTTTCATTTATAAAATTGAAAAATAAAAATGGATCTTCCACAGGAGTTTTGTATGGATATATAAGACTTCTTAATAAATTAATTGAAAAATTTAATCCAAAAAAAATTATTATTGTGTTTGATACACCAAAAAAAACAAATCGACATAAATTATTTACTAAATATAAAAAAAATAGAATTTCTATGCCGAATGAACTTAAAAAACAAATTAATCCATTAAAAAAAATTATTAAAGCTTTAAATATAACAATTATAAGTATAAAAAAAATAGAAGCAGATGATATTATTGGAACAATATCAAGAATTTTTACAAAAAAAAAATATTATATTTTTATATATAGTGCAGATAAAGATATGACTCAATTAATTAAAAAAAATGTTTTTGTTATACCAGGTAGTATAAAAAAAGTATTAAATAAAAATGATATTTTTAAAAAATATGGTGTATATCCCAAATCTATAGCAGATTTTTTATGCTTAGTTGGAGATTTTTCTGATAATATTCGTGGAGTATTAGGAATAGGAAAAAAAACAGCAAAAATTCTTTTACAATCTTTTTCATCTATAAAAAAAATTTATAAAAATATAGAAAAAATTTCATTTTTACCTATTAAAAATATTAAAAATATTAAAAAAAATTTAGAAAAAAACAAAAAAAATACATTTTTATCATATCAATTAACTAAAATTAATAAAAATATAGAATTACCAAAAATACATTCTATAATAAAAAAAAATACATTAAATATTGAATTTATAAAAAAAAAATTTGAATTTTATCAATTAAATGAATATTTAAAAAAAATAAATGATAATACATTTTCAATTTTAAATATTTATAATAAAAAAAAAAAAATGAAAAAAAAACATAAATATATAGAAATCGTAAAAAAAAAAATATTATTAAAATTAATTAATAAAATAATTAAAAAAAAAATATTTGCAATATCTATATATGAAAAAAAAAAAAATGAAAAAAAAAAAAAATTTTATTTATCTATAACAATAGAAAAACATGAAACATGGTGGTTTATTTATAAAAAAAAAAAAAATATTTCTATTAAAAAAATATTAAAATATTTAAGACCAATATTAGAAAACAATAAATATTATAAAATTGGAAAAAATTTAAAAAATGTTTTTCATATTTTTCAAGAATATAATATTCTATTTAGAGGAATACATTTTGATACTACAATCATAAATTATTATTATAAATTGAATTATAAAAAAAACAAAAAATATCAAAATTTAATATATAAATATAAAAAAAATAAAAAAGAAAAGAGTTTTAAAAGAAAATTTATAATAATGCAAGAATCTTTGATCTCATTAAAAATATATTTTTTATTTAAAAAAAATATAAAGAAAAAAAAGAGGGAAAATTTTCAACTAATCGATATGTCCTTATTACCAATATTAGCTGAAATAGAAAATAATGGAGTTTTAATAAAAAAAAAAATATTAAAAAAACAAAAAAAAAATCATGAAAAAACTTTAAAAAAATTAAAAAAAAAAATATTCAAAATAACAAAAGAAAAATTTAATATTAATTCATCAAAACAATTACAAAATATTTTATTTAAAAAATTTAATCTTCCTAAAATATATAAAACAAAATTAGGTAATATTTCTACCAATGAAATAGTATTAAAAAAATTATCAAAAATTCATATTTTACCAAAAATTATTTTACAATTTAGATTAATAAAAAAAATCATAAATACTTACTTAAGAAACTTAATAAAATCAATAAATAATAAAACTAATAGAATTCATACTACATATAATCAAATAAATACTTCAACAGGAAGATTATCTTCAAAAAATCCTAATTTACAAAATATTCCAATTAAAACAAAAATAGGAAGAAAATTAAGAATTGCATTCATAACAAAAAAAAAATGGTTATTATTAACAGCAGATTATTCTCACATTGAATTACGAATTATAGCTCATTATTCAAAAGATAAAAATTTAATAAAAGATTTATTAAAAAATAAAGATATCCATATTAGTACTGCATCTCATATTTTTAATAAACCATTAGAAAAAATAAAAAAATATCATAGAAATATTGCAAAAACTATTAATTTTTCTATTTTATATGGCATTAGTCCTTTCGGTCTTTCTAAAAAATTAAATATTTCTATAAAAAAATCAAAAAATTTAATTTATAGATATTTCTTAAAATATAACAAAATTAAAAGATTTATTAAAAACACATATAAAACAGCAAAAAAAAGGGGATATATAAAAACATTGTTCAAAAGAAAATTATATATTCCTAATATAAATTCAAAAAATATTTATTTAAAAAATAGTGCAAAAAGATTTTGTATAAATCTTATGATACAGAATACAGCTTCAGATATTATAAAAAAATCTATGATTACATTACATCACTTATTTAAAAAAAAATTTCCTAAAGATATTAAAATAATTATGCAAATTCATGATGAATTAATATTTGAAATCAAAGAGAAAAAAAAAGACAAAATAATTGATGTAATTAAAAAAATTATGGAAAATAATACTAAATTAATTATTCCATTATACATTACAACAAAAATAGGTAAAAATTGGAAAGAAATAAAAAGTATATAA